One Pseudomonadota bacterium genomic window, GCAAAAATTCTTAAACAAACTCTGAACTCTCTGCCAGAGATAAAAGGAGGATATATGGATATTATGTTTGATCGAATAGCCATTGATCCACAAGTCTTGAACGGGCAGCCATGTCTGCGTAATTTGCGACTGACTGTTAGAAGAGTTGTGGAAGCTGTCGCGTTATATCCTGACTGGAAGGATCTCCATACTGAATACCCTGAACTTGAAAAAGAAGATATTTATCAGGCCCTGGCTTTTGCAGCAAGAAATCTTGACAGCCAAATTATTCCACTGGTGGCAGCTTGAGCCGGATTTTGCTTGATCAGGGTCTCCCCCGAACGGCAGCAAATATTCTGCGTGATAAAGGATGGGATATATTACACACAGGTGATATAGGACTTAGCCGAGCTTCCGATTAGGAAATATTGGTTTATGCCAGATTTGAAAAAAGAGTGATCATTACTTT contains:
- a CDS encoding DUF433 domain-containing protein, which translates into the protein MDIMFDRIAIDPQVLNGQPCLRNLRLTVRRVVEAVALYPDWKDLHTEYPELEKEDIYQALAFAARNLDSQIIPLVAA